One genomic region from Spirosoma sp. KCTC 42546 encodes:
- a CDS encoding transposase — MGGFYGVGGKILLRQYRDYQSGFANWQQKQHAKDWLLYPQNLGTHLSLDETSLSQGELYTILTNKAARGGKGSIVAIVAGTKAETVIEILRKLSENQRKKVKEITLDMAGNMALIAKKCFPKAIQVTDRFHVQQLALEAVQTMRVEYRWQALEAENEALEQATFNQIDYQPELLTNGDTVKQLLARSRYVLYKKAPDWTESQRERAALLFERYPELKAAYELSQALSHIFEATTDKLYGLGRLAKWHEKVRQAGFKAFNTVARSIQNHYETILNYFDNRSTNASAESFNAKIKAFRAQFRGVSNVEFFLYRLTQLYA, encoded by the coding sequence ATTGGCGGCTTTTATGGGGTTGGTGGCAAAATTCTATTACGCCAATACCGTGATTATCAGAGTGGATTTGCCAATTGGCAACAAAAGCAACATGCCAAAGACTGGTTGCTTTATCCCCAAAACCTGGGTACGCATTTGTCGCTAGATGAAACGAGTCTTTCACAAGGGGAACTCTATACGATTCTGACCAATAAAGCCGCTAGAGGAGGCAAGGGCAGTATCGTAGCCATTGTGGCGGGTACTAAAGCCGAGACGGTGATTGAGATATTGCGTAAGTTATCTGAAAACCAGCGCAAAAAGGTAAAGGAAATTACCCTGGATATGGCAGGCAATATGGCCCTAATCGCTAAAAAATGTTTCCCTAAGGCTATCCAAGTGACCGACCGTTTCCATGTGCAACAACTGGCTCTGGAGGCCGTCCAGACTATGCGAGTTGAGTACCGCTGGCAAGCCTTGGAGGCTGAAAATGAGGCTCTTGAGCAGGCTACGTTTAACCAGATCGACTATCAACCAGAGTTACTTACCAATGGGGATACAGTGAAACAATTGCTGGCTCGCAGCCGCTATGTGCTTTATAAAAAGGCGCCTGACTGGACAGAAAGCCAGCGAGAGCGGGCTGCTTTGCTGTTTGAGCGTTATCCAGAGTTGAAGGCTGCTTATGAGTTAAGTCAGGCCCTGAGTCACATCTTTGAGGCCACCACCGACAAACTCTACGGCTTAGGGCGGTTGGCCAAATGGCACGAAAAAGTACGCCAAGCGGGTTTCAAGGCCTTCAACACGGTGGCTCGTTCGATCCAGAACCACTATGAAACCATCCTGAACTACTTTGATAACCGCAGCACCAATGCCTCAGCGGAGTCCTTTAATGCCAAGATCAAGGCGTTTCGGGCTCAGTTTAGAGGGGTTAGCAATGTGGAGTTCTTCTTATATCGGCTCACTCAGTTATATGCTTAA
- a CDS encoding transposase family protein, giving the protein MESFLPIVQFLLPEFILQNFELTSIDHPEGVFHVHIEEKNADETDPQRKNLLSKGFFPTITVQDFPIRGHQVFLHIKRRRWLNTQTGKVVYRDWTQVADGTRMTGEFPAFLKQISRY; this is encoded by the coding sequence TTGGAGAGTTTCTTGCCCATCGTTCAGTTTCTGTTGCCTGAGTTCATCCTACAAAATTTTGAATTGACCTCCATCGACCACCCTGAGGGAGTCTTTCATGTTCATATCGAAGAGAAAAATGCCGATGAGACGGACCCTCAACGGAAGAATCTGCTCTCCAAAGGCTTTTTCCCCACTATCACCGTCCAGGACTTTCCCATCCGGGGCCACCAGGTATTCCTGCATATCAAACGCCGTCGCTGGCTCAATACCCAAACCGGCAAAGTCGTCTATCGAGACTGGACTCAGGTAGCAGATGGAACGCGGATGACCGGTGAGTTTCCCGCTTTTTTAAAACAAATCAGTCGATACTAA
- a CDS encoding site-specific integrase: MAGTRTTDHKEGKATVKVVYYTHKTLADGSHPFVVRITKNRKNRWISTGLSLQPKYWNEQKKEIRRSYPEPDRSKLLKKLAEWQDKYEKVVEIVADTDEQYDVKSIAAKAVESRKQTRKVTLLAYIDSIVEGMVKANQTGNGIVYRDLRNQLYKFIVDEYDASDVSFDKITVKFCYEWENTLRITGSTENTLSNRFRTLRAVLNRAIANGYAKADNYPFARNVAEKHKFSVGKFDTSTQKRAISRDHIRKIEAYQPVGSATGPYAQLKNAAEIERLQRAKDIFLFSFYLAGINFVDLAKLRWRDIQIDDTENQRINYVRQKTGGKFSLKLLEPAIAIIECYRAETYSGADSYIFPILNDQIHTTVVKINNRIHKVLGQTNTDLKTIGKTIGLGIPLTTYVARHSFAMALIRAGAGKSVVGQAFQHGAESTTNVYVNSFENSDVDRAMDSLL, translated from the coding sequence ATGGCAGGCACTCGAACAACAGACCATAAAGAAGGGAAAGCTACTGTCAAAGTAGTTTATTATACACATAAAACACTCGCTGATGGATCTCATCCATTTGTGGTCCGTATTACTAAGAACAGAAAGAATCGTTGGATTTCAACCGGACTGAGTTTGCAGCCCAAATATTGGAACGAGCAGAAAAAGGAGATACGTCGTAGTTATCCTGAACCAGATCGATCGAAGCTGCTAAAAAAGCTAGCAGAGTGGCAGGATAAATATGAGAAGGTTGTTGAAATAGTGGCTGATACGGATGAGCAATACGATGTTAAATCGATAGCTGCGAAAGCTGTGGAAAGTCGCAAACAAACACGTAAGGTAACCTTGTTAGCTTATATTGATTCGATCGTTGAGGGTATGGTAAAAGCTAACCAAACTGGAAACGGCATCGTTTATCGGGATCTACGCAATCAGTTATATAAATTCATTGTAGACGAATATGATGCCTCTGATGTGTCCTTCGATAAGATTACAGTGAAATTCTGTTATGAATGGGAAAACACCTTACGCATTACAGGGTCGACAGAAAATACATTAAGTAATCGCTTTAGGACACTGCGTGCTGTATTAAACCGGGCTATAGCCAATGGCTATGCAAAGGCGGATAATTATCCTTTTGCGCGTAATGTGGCAGAAAAACATAAGTTTAGTGTAGGCAAGTTTGATACGTCAACGCAGAAACGGGCTATTAGTCGAGACCATATACGTAAAATTGAAGCTTATCAACCAGTTGGAAGCGCTACTGGTCCATACGCTCAGCTGAAAAATGCTGCTGAGATTGAACGGCTCCAACGGGCTAAAGATATTTTCCTATTCTCGTTTTACTTAGCTGGGATAAATTTTGTTGACTTAGCGAAGCTCCGCTGGCGAGATATTCAGATTGATGATACTGAAAACCAACGCATTAATTACGTTCGACAAAAAACCGGAGGGAAATTTTCTCTGAAGCTTTTAGAACCAGCAATAGCTATAATTGAGTGTTACAGAGCAGAAACGTATAGTGGAGCAGATAGCTATATTTTCCCTATCCTCAATGATCAAATACATACTACGGTTGTTAAAATCAACAACCGTATTCACAAGGTATTGGGGCAAACGAATACAGACTTAAAAACTATTGGCAAGACTATTGGGTTGGGAATCCCATTGACGACTTATGTAGCCCGTCATTCATTTGCCATGGCTCTTATTCGAGCTGGGGCTGGCAAATCAGTCGTTGGGCAAGCTTTTCAACATGGAGCTGAGTCAACTACGAATGTGTATGTGAATAGTTTTGAAAATAGCGATGTTGATAGGGCTATGGATTCGTTGCTATAA
- a CDS encoding transposase, whose amino-acid sequence MVRPGSLLEEIDHQLLIHVYQGPTINQVYELAKEFAVMVRRHQVKALDDWLVRYQNSSAALLRQFGLLLQQDYAAVRAALAMEWSNDQTEGQVTRIKLIKRQMYRRAKLDLLRQRALYRS is encoded by the coding sequence ATGGTGCGCCCTGGCTCCCTTTTAGAAGAGATTGATCACCAACTTCTGATTCATGTCTATCAAGGTCCTACTATTAACCAAGTTTATGAATTAGCTAAGGAGTTTGCCGTTATGGTTCGTAGGCATCAAGTGAAGGCATTAGACGATTGGTTGGTTCGTTATCAGAACTCTTCGGCTGCGTTGTTGCGACAGTTTGGGTTGCTACTTCAACAGGACTATGCTGCTGTACGAGCGGCCTTGGCAATGGAATGGAGCAATGACCAAACCGAGGGACAAGTGACCCGCATCAAGCTTATTAAGCGGCAAATGTATAGGCGGGCCAAGCTGGACTTATTACGACAACGAGCTCTTTATCGGTCCTGA
- a CDS encoding transposase — MHPDVEVITRDRSGEYARGAREGAPQAQQVADRWHLLQNLEQVVERILTGSYQRLRNLPTSGRNLSVKQSTERLIYLLRDYSQNELATRYNSRERQLACYHKVQHLYQAGWFIRQISREVNLNRTTVRRYVFAESFPERIQRPTGRSMLTPYLSYLEQRYQEGCHNAQQLWREICQQGYSGSDSQPTKWLSRRLTEDAPLAENQVVTDYSLSNQ, encoded by the coding sequence ATGCATCCTGACGTAGAAGTTATTACAAGAGATCGCTCTGGAGAGTATGCTCGGGGTGCACGAGAAGGCGCTCCGCAGGCCCAGCAAGTAGCTGATCGATGGCATTTATTACAAAATCTTGAGCAAGTAGTAGAACGAATACTGACCGGTAGCTATCAACGGCTTCGTAATCTACCCACTTCTGGAAGGAACTTATCAGTAAAACAATCTACTGAGCGACTGATTTACCTTTTGCGAGATTATTCGCAAAATGAACTAGCAACTCGTTATAATAGTCGAGAAAGGCAGCTGGCTTGTTACCACAAGGTACAGCACTTGTATCAGGCGGGCTGGTTCATTCGGCAAATCAGTCGAGAAGTTAATTTGAATCGGACTACGGTGCGCCGGTATGTCTTCGCCGAATCGTTTCCTGAGCGGATTCAGCGTCCCACAGGTCGTAGCATGTTAACACCTTACTTGTCTTACCTGGAACAGCGTTACCAAGAGGGGTGTCATAATGCTCAACAGTTATGGCGGGAGATTTGTCAACAAGGCTACTCAGGTTCAGATAGTCAACCCACTAAGTGGCTCAGTCGACGCCTGACCGAAGATGCACCCTTGGCTGAAAATCAGGTAGTAACAGACTACTCTTTATCTAATCAATAG
- a CDS encoding transposase family protein: MSTQLPFPVYLPNCQIINCQSLEKGYVLTAYSINNRAYCLLCQQVSNRSNGFYYRKPTDLPISDRSVQLKLRLRRFLCLNPACPRRTFSQPCPDWLPAYARHTSRLTQAQRNVAMMLDGKAGSRLLAHLHMPTSHDTLLRLIRKWQPTASPIPHALGVDDWAIRKAKTYGTILVDLERHQPSDLLEGRTAEGLRTGYKCILT, translated from the coding sequence ATGAGCACTCAGCTTCCATTTCCAGTTTATTTGCCAAACTGCCAAATTATAAACTGTCAGTCCCTTGAAAAGGGCTATGTCTTAACAGCCTACTCAATCAATAACCGGGCTTACTGCCTTCTCTGTCAACAAGTTTCAAACCGATCGAATGGATTCTATTACCGTAAGCCTACCGATTTACCTATTAGTGACAGATCTGTCCAACTGAAACTTCGGCTGCGACGATTTCTGTGTCTGAATCCGGCTTGTCCTAGGCGTACGTTTAGCCAGCCTTGTCCCGATTGGTTGCCTGCTTATGCGCGTCATACCAGCCGATTAACACAGGCCCAACGGAATGTGGCCATGATGCTAGACGGGAAAGCCGGTAGCCGCTTACTGGCTCACTTACATATGCCCACCAGTCATGATACTTTATTACGGCTTATTCGAAAATGGCAGCCGACGGCCTCGCCCATACCCCATGCTTTAGGAGTTGACGATTGGGCCATACGCAAAGCGAAGACATACGGCACAATCCTTGTCGATCTTGAGCGCCATCAACCTAGCGATTTACTCGAAGGCCGTACTGCCGAAGGGTTACGGACTGGCTACAAATGCATCCTGACGTAG